Proteins encoded within one genomic window of Tabrizicola piscis:
- a CDS encoding MlaE family ABC transporter permease has protein sequence MTTAALGAIGRPVLEAVAAVGRVALFAGAILGHILRPPFYFREFGTSLLQIGWFSLPVVGLTAIFTGGALALQIYAGGSRFNAEAVVPSIVAIGMTRELGPVLGGLMVAARVASSIAAEIGTMKVTEQIDALVTLSTNPLKYLAVPRVLAATLAMPVLVATGDAIGIMGGWLVGITRLDFNSAAYIKNTVDFLEPWDVGSGLVKGAVFGFIVALMGCYHGMNSARGAQGVGRATKSAVVSASILILAANYVLTEVFFTS, from the coding sequence ATGACGACCGCTGCCCTTGGCGCCATCGGTCGCCCGGTGCTGGAAGCCGTTGCTGCCGTCGGCCGCGTGGCCCTGTTCGCCGGGGCAATCCTTGGCCACATCCTGCGCCCGCCGTTCTACTTTCGTGAATTTGGCACGTCGCTCCTGCAGATCGGCTGGTTCTCGCTTCCCGTCGTCGGCCTGACCGCCATCTTCACTGGCGGCGCGCTGGCCTTGCAGATCTACGCCGGCGGGTCGCGCTTCAACGCCGAGGCGGTGGTGCCCTCCATCGTCGCCATCGGCATGACGCGGGAACTTGGGCCAGTGCTGGGCGGGCTGATGGTCGCGGCGCGGGTGGCCTCCTCCATCGCGGCCGAGATCGGCACGATGAAAGTTACAGAACAGATCGACGCGCTGGTGACCCTGTCCACCAACCCGCTGAAATACCTTGCCGTTCCCCGAGTGCTGGCCGCAACCCTGGCCATGCCGGTGCTGGTCGCCACCGGCGATGCCATCGGCATCATGGGCGGCTGGCTGGTGGGCATCACCCGGCTGGACTTCAACTCTGCCGCCTATATCAAGAACACGGTCGACTTTCTGGAACCCTGGGACGTGGGCTCCGGGCTGGTCAAGGGCGCGGTCTTCGGCTTCATCGTGGCGCTGATGGGCTGCTACCACGGCATGAACTCCGCCCGGGGCGCGCAGGGCGTGGGCCGGGCGACGAAATCCGCCGTCGTCTCCGCCTCGATCCTGATCCTTGCGGCGAACTATGTCCTGACGGAAGTGTTCTTCACCTCATGA
- the alr gene encoding alanine racemase, with protein MTTATLTIDLDAIAANWRRLDRLTGPDVQTAAVVKADAYGLGITRVARALALAGARRFFVAYAEEGAALRQALGEGPQISVLSGHMSGDTEMIHDLDLTPMLNSLEQITRHLEALPGHAFGVQLDTGMNRLGVEMLEWQAVAPILVEAGPELLMSHLACADDPDHPLNEAQLAAFLEMTEGTGLPRSLSATGGILLGPRYHFDLTRPGVGLFGGLPFEAAQPVVTLSLPVIQTREVAPGEAVGYGCTWEAETPAVIATVAAGYADGLPRTLSNIATLWDGDTPCPLVGRVSMDLITVDITHLTEVPRSLDILGPHQTVDALAEAGGTIGYEILTGLGPRYLRRYQENPA; from the coding sequence ATGACTACTGCAACCCTGACCATCGACCTTGATGCCATCGCCGCGAACTGGCGCAGGCTTGACCGGCTGACCGGACCCGACGTGCAGACCGCCGCCGTGGTCAAGGCCGATGCCTATGGGCTGGGGATCACCCGGGTGGCCCGCGCCTTGGCGCTGGCCGGGGCGCGGCGGTTCTTTGTCGCCTATGCCGAGGAAGGTGCCGCCTTGCGTCAGGCGCTGGGCGAAGGGCCGCAAATCTCGGTCCTGTCCGGCCATATGTCCGGCGATACCGAGATGATCCATGACCTTGATCTGACGCCGATGCTCAATAGTCTGGAGCAGATCACCCGCCACCTTGAGGCGCTGCCCGGCCATGCCTTCGGCGTGCAGCTTGACACCGGCATGAACCGGCTGGGCGTCGAGATGCTGGAATGGCAGGCCGTGGCGCCAATTCTGGTCGAAGCCGGCCCCGAACTGCTGATGAGCCATCTGGCCTGCGCCGATGACCCCGACCATCCGCTGAATGAGGCGCAGCTTGCCGCCTTTCTGGAAATGACCGAAGGCACCGGCCTGCCGCGCAGCCTGTCGGCGACGGGCGGCATCCTTCTGGGGCCGCGCTATCACTTTGACCTGACGCGTCCCGGTGTCGGCCTGTTCGGCGGCCTGCCGTTCGAGGCTGCACAGCCCGTGGTCACCCTGTCCCTGCCCGTGATCCAGACGCGCGAGGTCGCGCCGGGTGAGGCGGTCGGCTATGGCTGCACATGGGAGGCAGAGACGCCCGCCGTGATCGCCACGGTCGCTGCGGGCTATGCCGATGGCCTTCCCCGCACGCTGTCCAACATCGCCACGCTTTGGGACGGTGATACGCCCTGCCCCCTCGTCGGCCGGGTGTCGATGGACCTGATCACTGTCGACATCACCCACCTGACCGAGGTGCCGCGCAGCCTTGATATCCTCGGCCCGCACCAGACCGTTGATGCCCTGGCCGAGGCGGGTGGCACCATCGGCTATGAGATCCTGACCGGACTTGGCCCCCGCTACCTCCGCCGCTATCAGGAGAACCCCGCATGA
- a CDS encoding paraquat-inducible protein A, giving the protein MRYLNLALLILFPIAWFAPLLRAALLPIFGMDEISVITGLQSLWDTDPALALLVTFLAIFAPYAKTIGLALLHWNLLSPKTLPALNLLGKLAMADVFLISIYIVLVKGVGMVTIETGWGLYLFTGCILASILISWRSKPDAGQP; this is encoded by the coding sequence TTGCGATACCTGAACCTCGCCCTTCTGATCCTGTTCCCCATCGCCTGGTTCGCGCCGCTCTTGCGTGCGGCGCTGCTGCCGATCTTCGGGATGGACGAAATCAGCGTGATCACCGGGCTTCAGTCCCTGTGGGATACGGACCCGGCACTGGCGCTGCTGGTCACCTTCCTTGCGATCTTTGCACCCTATGCCAAGACCATCGGCTTGGCACTTCTCCACTGGAACCTGCTCAGCCCCAAGACCCTTCCCGCGCTCAACCTGCTGGGCAAGCTGGCGATGGCGGATGTCTTTCTGATCTCGATCTACATCGTGCTGGTAAAAGGCGTCGGCATGGTCACGATCGAGACCGGCTGGGGCCTTTACCTGTTCACCGGCTGTATCCTTGCATCGATCCTGATCTCGTGGCGGTCCAAGCCGGACGCTGGCCAGCCTTGA
- a CDS encoding heavy metal translocating P-type ATPase encodes MASDPDDDANLYLTLLCWAGLALATLEAFVQPLPVGLGAGAMAVAYLAGGVPAARSALAELWQDRRLDIDLLMVIAALAAAAVGAALEGAVLLALFSLSQTLEHRAMGKARRAVEALMQLRPETALREGPGGVEEVAVATLVPGDRVILRPGARVPVDGRVVSGAGHLDESTVTGESAPVRKEPGAPVHEATVNLDGILTVEVTRSLAQSTVAQMIRLVTEAQAMKAPSERFSDWFGQRYTIAVLAGSILAFLGFWFWGRPLDEALYRAATLLVAASPCAVVISVPAAILSALSAAARGGVLFKGGAALEGLAEVRVFAFDKTGTLTTGQAGVTGIVALDGDEAAFLALLAGLEAQSEHPIAGAIRRAVSDRGITPEPMTGVQSFPSEGITGQDGQGTLWAGNARMLERMGATLPEALAAMADGAETLVLLGRGAQVLGAVTVADEPRATAAEALEALRASGTGLLMMTGDRQPVASRIGARLGLLPEEIHAGLLPGDKVQLVDAATARGKVAFVGDGVNDAAALARADVGVAMGVAGSEVALQAADVALMAEDLRKLAAARKLARRTARVIRQNLTLALGAMVVLVTGSLFFDLPLPLAVIGHEGGTLLVVLNGLRLLADPIRSR; translated from the coding sequence TTGGCCAGCGATCCCGACGACGATGCCAACCTGTACCTGACCCTGCTGTGCTGGGCAGGTCTTGCCCTTGCCACGCTGGAGGCCTTCGTCCAGCCCTTGCCCGTGGGCCTTGGGGCAGGCGCGATGGCGGTGGCCTATCTGGCCGGTGGGGTGCCAGCCGCGCGAAGTGCCTTGGCCGAGCTATGGCAGGACCGCCGTCTGGACATTGATCTATTGATGGTGATCGCCGCCCTTGCCGCCGCTGCCGTCGGCGCGGCGCTGGAAGGGGCGGTGCTTTTGGCGCTGTTCTCGCTGTCGCAGACGTTGGAGCATCGCGCGATGGGCAAGGCGCGCCGCGCGGTTGAGGCGCTGATGCAGCTGCGCCCCGAAACCGCGCTGCGTGAAGGCCCCGGCGGAGTGGAAGAGGTTGCGGTTGCCACCCTTGTTCCGGGCGACCGTGTGATCTTGCGCCCGGGCGCGCGGGTTCCGGTCGATGGTCGGGTGGTCAGCGGGGCAGGGCATCTGGACGAAAGCACGGTCACCGGCGAATCCGCCCCCGTCCGCAAGGAGCCCGGCGCGCCGGTACATGAAGCGACGGTGAACCTTGACGGCATCCTGACGGTCGAGGTCACGCGCAGCCTGGCGCAAAGCACCGTGGCCCAGATGATCCGCCTCGTGACCGAGGCGCAGGCGATGAAGGCCCCGTCCGAACGGTTCTCGGACTGGTTCGGACAGCGCTACACCATCGCCGTTCTGGCCGGGTCGATCCTCGCCTTCCTTGGCTTCTGGTTCTGGGGCCGCCCGCTGGACGAGGCGCTTTACCGCGCCGCCACGCTTCTGGTCGCGGCAAGCCCCTGTGCTGTCGTCATCTCGGTCCCGGCGGCGATCCTGTCGGCGCTGTCAGCGGCGGCGCGGGGTGGGGTGCTGTTCAAGGGTGGTGCGGCGCTGGAAGGGCTGGCCGAAGTGCGGGTGTTTGCCTTCGACAAGACTGGCACCCTGACCACCGGTCAGGCTGGGGTGACCGGGATCGTCGCCCTCGACGGCGACGAGGCGGCCTTTCTTGCCCTGCTTGCCGGGCTTGAGGCACAGTCCGAACACCCCATCGCAGGTGCCATCCGCCGCGCCGTGTCGGATCGGGGGATCACGCCAGAACCGATGACGGGGGTGCAGTCCTTCCCCAGCGAAGGCATCACCGGCCAGGACGGGCAGGGCACGCTTTGGGCGGGCAATGCCCGGATGCTGGAACGGATGGGCGCTACCTTGCCCGAGGCCCTGGCGGCCATGGCGGACGGGGCGGAAACGCTGGTGCTGCTTGGCCGTGGCGCTCAGGTCCTTGGCGCAGTGACCGTGGCGGATGAGCCGCGCGCCACGGCTGCGGAAGCGCTGGAGGCGTTGCGCGCCAGCGGCACCGGGCTTTTGATGATGACGGGTGACCGGCAGCCGGTGGCCAGCCGGATCGGCGCGCGGCTGGGCCTTTTGCCGGAGGAGATTCACGCGGGCCTGTTGCCCGGTGACAAGGTCCAGCTGGTGGACGCGGCAACCGCCCGCGGCAAGGTCGCCTTTGTCGGTGACGGGGTGAACGACGCCGCAGCACTGGCGCGCGCCGATGTGGGCGTGGCGATGGGCGTGGCTGGCAGCGAAGTGGCACTGCAGGCCGCCGATGTGGCCCTGATGGCCGAGGATCTGCGCAAGCTGGCCGCCGCCCGCAAGCTTGCCCGGCGCACAGCGCGGGTGATCCGGCAGAACCTGACCCTGGCACTAGGGGCCATGGTGGTGCTGGTGACCGGCAGCCTGTTCTTTGACCTGCCACTGCCCTTGGCCGTCATCGGCCATGAAGGCGGCACGCTGCTTGTCGTCCTGAACGGACTGCGGTTGCTGGCCGACCCGATCCGGTCGCGCTAA
- a CDS encoding ABC transporter ATP-binding protein has protein sequence MITLTDVHKAFGANRVLQGVNLTIASGKSMVIIGGSGTGKSVLLKCVLGLVRPDSGSITLDGQDVTKADREAFLARFGMLFQGGALFDSLRVWENVAFRLMRGGHALPKHQARQIAIEKLRRVGLKPEVADLFPAELSGGMQKRVGLARAIAAEPEIIFFDEPTTGLDPIMAGVINELIREIVVEMGATAMTITHDMTSVRAIADNVAMLHGGVIRWTGPVAELDATPDPYVQQFIHGRAHGPIEAVR, from the coding sequence ATGATCACCCTGACAGACGTCCACAAGGCCTTCGGGGCCAACCGCGTGCTGCAGGGGGTGAACCTGACCATCGCCTCGGGCAAGTCGATGGTGATCATCGGCGGGTCGGGGACGGGCAAGTCGGTGCTCCTCAAATGCGTCCTTGGCCTTGTGCGCCCCGACAGCGGCAGCATCACGCTGGACGGTCAGGATGTGACGAAAGCCGACCGTGAAGCCTTCCTCGCCCGCTTCGGCATGCTGTTCCAAGGCGGCGCGCTGTTCGATTCGCTGCGCGTGTGGGAAAACGTCGCCTTCCGCCTGATGCGGGGCGGTCATGCCCTGCCAAAGCACCAGGCGCGCCAGATTGCCATCGAAAAACTCCGCCGCGTGGGCCTGAAGCCCGAGGTCGCCGACCTTTTCCCCGCCGAACTTTCCGGCGGCATGCAAAAGCGCGTGGGCCTGGCCCGCGCCATCGCGGCAGAGCCTGAGATCATCTTCTTCGACGAACCCACCACCGGGCTGGACCCGATCATGGCCGGCGTCATCAACGAACTCATCCGCGAGATCGTGGTCGAGATGGGCGCCACCGCAATGACGATCACGCATGACATGACGTCGGTCCGCGCGATTGCCGACAACGTCGCCATGCTGCACGGCGGGGTGATCCGCTGGACAGGCCCGGTGGCGGAATTGGACGCAACGCCAGACCCTTACGTCCAGCAATTCATCCACGGCCGCGCGCATGGGCCGATCGAAGCCGTCCGCTAG